One stretch of Gemmatimonadales bacterium DNA includes these proteins:
- a CDS encoding UvrD-helicase domain-containing protein: MIDVSLNDAQREAVAHVEGPMLVLAGAGSGKTRVLTVRLARLLDQHGVDPRRVLAVTFTNKAAAEMKGRVATLLGRAPDGLWIGTFHAVCARLLRREAPHLGFTRTFTIYDEDDSESLVRRVIDDIGLPPKLYPARAVRYEISRAKNAMVSPEAYAAEALDPWHANVARIYGATVRALKRANAMDFDDLLLHPLELFQAHPERLADYRSRFQFLLVDEYQDTNRAQYRFLHALAGGHGNLFVVGDDDQSIYGWRGADLRNILEFQRDFAGARLVRLEENYRSTRPILDAANSVISANVGRLGKTLRTIRGDGEPLTLLRAADERDEAEWLVREFAQRARRGEHAFDEMAVLVRTNAQTRAFEEELRRGGIPYRVVGAVSFYQRREVKDLLAYLRLIVNPDDDEAFRRAIAVPRRGIGETSLVALGTWATKWGWSLARTAAAAGRVPDLRAKAREGLESFAAELEVMSRELAPLQPSEALRGIVARLGYDGFLLGEDETGPERLENVNELINAAAAWSEEWGAVTEEEGLPLERFLAQAALTTGADEEDGSGVTIMTLHAAKGLEFPVVAVAGMEEGLFPLSRADTAEGVEEERRLCYVGITRAKDKLFLSYARARRRGGSLMPSAPSRFLDDVPPSLVEEKVTRPSWSMVREPRRGPSREPARTSSPATLALVTEMEHQEAERNDDAPLYRLGERVRHRRFGGGTIKHVAGRGRDLKVQVEFDDESVGLKQLLAAYAGLEKEWE; the protein is encoded by the coding sequence GTCGAGGGGCCGATGCTCGTCCTGGCGGGCGCGGGCTCGGGCAAGACGCGGGTCCTTACCGTGCGACTCGCCCGCCTCCTCGACCAGCACGGCGTGGACCCGCGGCGCGTGCTGGCGGTCACCTTCACCAACAAGGCGGCGGCGGAGATGAAAGGCCGCGTAGCCACCCTCCTGGGCCGCGCTCCCGACGGCCTGTGGATCGGGACCTTCCACGCCGTATGCGCCCGGCTCCTGAGGCGCGAGGCGCCGCACCTCGGCTTCACGCGGACCTTCACCATCTACGACGAGGACGACAGCGAGTCACTCGTCCGCCGCGTGATAGACGATATCGGCCTGCCGCCGAAGCTGTACCCGGCGAGGGCGGTGCGGTACGAGATCTCCCGCGCCAAGAACGCGATGGTGAGCCCCGAGGCGTACGCCGCCGAAGCGCTCGATCCATGGCACGCGAACGTGGCCCGCATCTACGGCGCGACGGTACGCGCCCTCAAGCGCGCCAACGCGATGGACTTCGACGACCTGCTCCTCCACCCGCTCGAGCTGTTCCAGGCGCATCCCGAGCGGCTCGCGGACTACCGGTCGCGGTTCCAGTTCCTCCTGGTGGACGAGTACCAGGACACCAACCGCGCCCAGTACCGGTTCCTGCACGCCCTCGCGGGCGGGCACGGCAACCTCTTCGTGGTGGGCGACGATGACCAGTCCATCTACGGCTGGCGCGGCGCCGACCTCCGGAACATCCTCGAGTTCCAGCGCGACTTCGCCGGAGCACGGCTGGTGCGGCTCGAGGAGAACTACCGCTCGACCCGCCCCATTCTGGACGCGGCCAACAGCGTCATTTCGGCCAACGTCGGACGGCTTGGCAAGACGCTGCGCACCATACGCGGGGATGGGGAACCGCTCACGCTGCTGCGCGCGGCCGACGAGCGGGACGAGGCGGAGTGGCTGGTGCGCGAGTTCGCCCAGCGGGCGCGGCGAGGCGAGCACGCCTTCGACGAGATGGCGGTACTGGTGCGGACCAACGCCCAGACCCGCGCCTTCGAGGAGGAGCTGCGGCGCGGCGGCATCCCCTACCGGGTGGTGGGCGCGGTCAGCTTCTACCAGCGGCGCGAAGTGAAGGACCTGCTCGCTTACTTGCGACTGATCGTGAACCCTGACGACGACGAGGCGTTCCGCCGCGCCATCGCGGTGCCGCGGCGCGGGATCGGCGAGACGAGCCTGGTCGCGCTCGGGACCTGGGCCACGAAGTGGGGATGGTCGCTGGCACGGACGGCGGCGGCGGCGGGACGGGTGCCCGACCTCCGGGCGAAGGCGCGGGAAGGATTGGAGTCGTTCGCCGCGGAGCTGGAAGTGATGTCGCGTGAACTCGCGCCGCTCCAGCCGTCCGAGGCGCTCCGCGGCATCGTGGCGCGGCTGGGCTACGACGGCTTTCTGCTCGGTGAGGACGAGACCGGCCCCGAGCGCCTGGAGAACGTTAACGAGCTCATCAACGCCGCCGCTGCATGGTCGGAGGAGTGGGGTGCGGTCACCGAGGAGGAGGGGCTCCCGCTGGAGCGATTCCTCGCGCAGGCCGCGCTCACCACCGGCGCCGACGAGGAGGACGGCAGCGGCGTGACGATCATGACCCTGCACGCCGCCAAGGGGCTGGAGTTCCCCGTGGTCGCGGTGGCGGGGATGGAGGAAGGCCTGTTCCCGCTCTCGCGAGCCGACACGGCGGAGGGGGTCGAAGAGGAGCGCCGGCTCTGCTACGTGGGCATCACTCGCGCCAAGGACAAACTGTTCCTTTCCTACGCGAGGGCAAGGCGGCGTGGCGGCAGCCTGATGCCGTCCGCGCCCTCGCGTTTCCTCGACGACGTGCCGCCGTCGCTGGTTGAGGAGAAGGTGACGCGGCCTTCGTGGAGCATGGTGCGGGAACCGCGGCGCGGGCCGTCGCGCGAACCGGCGCGCACCTCATCGCCCGCTACCTTGGCGCTCGTCACGGAGATGGAGCACCAGGAGGCCGAGCGGAACGACGACGCGCCGCTCTACCGGCTCGGCGAGCGGGTGCGCCACCGCCGCTTCGGCGGCGGAACCATAAAGCACGTGGCCGGACGCGGCCGCGATCTCAAGGTGCAGGTGGAATTCGATGACGAGAGCGTCGGGTTGAAGCAGCTGCTTGCGGCGTATGCGGGACTCGAGAAGGAATGGGAATGA